One genomic region from Skermania piniformis encodes:
- a CDS encoding class I SAM-dependent DNA methyltransferase, producing the protein MPEHISDALQVGEDFVSEHYFCTDATSQSFQAKVIERRKGWEADRAEGRPTPRTRFTAARGELTRRFLGLAEHADIHVLAALYTDLRAVLGYADAIRWTAQRLGDADEPGPALAFRTPGLAGPAPLVIIEAAAGLTVEQLIARDEKTLARTFHSGDGEPIESAAALLSHLFVADDGPRFALVLAGGLALLTERERWPEGRYLLVDLQLVADRNDDRRGGELDRALTCLAADSLAPDAEGDIWWAGVLDESVRHTVGVSQDLREGVRLSIEIIANDVVSRRAAGGLAPLPADQAQPLARQSLRFLYRILFLLYAEASPELAVLPVGDPSYEQGYSLDRLRELTLVELVTPRAQAGTHLYRSLAVLFGLVDHGHNGNPDEVESAGAAGLTFRALRADLFRPEAIGLIDETGLGNAAVQQVLRHLLLSKESRGRDRGFISYAQLGINQLGAVYEGLMSYTGFFAETDLYEVAKGGETSKGSWVVSHDRIDGIAAGDIVRTTDPTTGERRPVLHRAGTFVFRLAGRERQQSASYYSPEVLTRFVVSQALAELLDQDGETTSATAILDLTVCEPALGSGAFAVEAVRQLAEQYLHRRQAELGERIAPDAYPAELQRVKAYLALHQVYGVDLNATAVEFAEISLWLATMGEGLAAPWFGLHLRRGNSLVGARRAVLPAAALRGKDGLAATPVDKPLGAPDGSVGRLELGGAVHHFLLPTDGWGAAVEAKEAAALAPDARAALRSWRNSLRRTPTKQQLGTLAILARRTERLWELALRRLQIAESEVRRAIPVWGIDGLPAGGAVPREAIEASLADPAGAYRRLRRVMDAWCALWFWPLTETDIAPPTLEQWLDAVQKLLGTEAKVPRGQKDQLSLAEIDSWAELGDAEHNDLVYAGAVDPAKVAAEHPWLAVCERIAQQQGFFHWELDFAPVFARGGFDLQVGNPPWVRPRSDVDALLAEGDPWFQLAVKPTQEQVRAKRDAALELPGLRDLVLAGTAEVAALAAFVGDARQYPPLAGLQPDLYRCFMAQTWRNAHPHGISALIHLESHFTDEKAGLLRAETYRRLRRHWQFINELKLFEIQNQKLYSVNVYGSACEPSFRHAVSLYHPDTVERSLAHDGSGAEPGIKDLEGHWDLRPHASRIMTVDRAALAVWKDALEAPDVPVEQTRMVYSVNRSVAAVQAKLAAAPRIGSIDMHFSPGWHETADRKKGYFETGWGVPDSWDEVILQGPHLFVGTPLYKSPNPTMLNHLDWSATDFEALTDDAIPATSYKPAGDRARYDAAYTSWEVDGATVRARDCYRVAWRRMAANTGERTLVAALIPRRAAHVHPVTSAALPASPWELVRLAAHTSSLIADFAVRSAPKSEVLPSTVNRLPLVTNPRLTPFLILRALRLNCVTAAYADLWRDCWSTDFRSDSWTGGLAHTRRRPLGEVTESWSHDTPLRIAADRRQALVEIDALVALGLGLTADELCTVYRTQFPVLYGYDRKTYLYDTNGRLVPNEVLSVWRKKGDRLTAEERTATNQAGNTYTYELPFGFLDREADMRTAYAEFERRLAEQ; encoded by the coding sequence GTGCCGGAACATATCTCGGACGCGCTGCAGGTCGGCGAGGACTTCGTCAGCGAGCACTACTTCTGCACCGACGCGACGTCGCAGTCGTTCCAGGCGAAGGTGATCGAGCGCCGCAAAGGCTGGGAGGCCGACCGCGCCGAAGGCCGGCCGACGCCGCGCACCCGGTTCACCGCGGCGCGGGGCGAGCTGACCCGGCGGTTCCTCGGGTTGGCCGAGCACGCCGACATCCACGTACTCGCGGCGCTGTACACCGATCTGCGCGCGGTACTCGGCTACGCCGACGCAATCCGCTGGACGGCGCAGCGGCTCGGCGACGCCGACGAACCGGGACCGGCGCTCGCGTTCCGTACCCCGGGCCTCGCCGGTCCCGCGCCCCTGGTGATCATCGAAGCGGCGGCGGGACTGACCGTGGAGCAGCTGATCGCCCGGGACGAGAAGACGCTGGCCCGGACGTTCCACTCGGGCGACGGCGAGCCGATCGAATCGGCCGCCGCACTGCTATCGCACCTGTTCGTCGCCGACGACGGGCCACGGTTCGCGCTGGTGCTGGCCGGCGGACTGGCGCTGCTCACCGAGCGGGAACGCTGGCCGGAGGGCCGCTACCTGCTGGTGGATCTGCAGCTGGTCGCCGACCGTAACGACGACCGGCGCGGCGGCGAGCTGGACCGGGCGCTGACCTGCCTGGCCGCCGATTCGCTGGCCCCGGACGCCGAAGGCGACATCTGGTGGGCCGGGGTGCTCGACGAATCGGTCCGGCACACCGTCGGGGTGTCGCAGGATCTGCGCGAGGGTGTGCGGCTGTCCATCGAGATCATCGCCAACGACGTGGTCTCCCGCCGCGCCGCGGGCGGACTGGCTCCGTTGCCGGCCGATCAGGCGCAGCCGTTGGCCCGCCAGTCGTTGCGGTTCCTGTACCGAATCCTGTTCCTGCTCTACGCCGAAGCGTCGCCGGAGCTGGCGGTGTTGCCGGTCGGCGATCCGAGCTACGAGCAGGGCTACAGCCTGGACCGGCTGCGCGAGCTGACTCTGGTGGAGCTGGTGACGCCGCGGGCGCAGGCCGGAACCCACCTGTATCGGTCGCTGGCCGTGTTGTTCGGCCTGGTCGACCATGGCCACAACGGCAACCCCGACGAGGTCGAGTCCGCCGGGGCGGCGGGGTTGACCTTCCGGGCGCTGCGGGCGGACCTGTTCCGGCCGGAAGCGATCGGGCTGATCGACGAGACCGGCCTGGGCAACGCGGCGGTGCAGCAGGTGTTGCGGCATCTGTTGCTGAGCAAGGAATCCCGCGGCCGGGACCGCGGCTTCATCTCCTACGCCCAGCTCGGGATCAATCAGCTCGGCGCGGTGTACGAGGGGCTGATGAGTTACACCGGGTTCTTCGCCGAGACCGACCTGTACGAGGTCGCGAAAGGCGGCGAGACGAGTAAGGGCTCCTGGGTGGTATCGCACGACCGGATCGACGGGATCGCCGCGGGCGACATCGTCCGGACGACCGACCCGACCACCGGTGAGCGGCGACCGGTACTGCACCGCGCCGGGACGTTCGTGTTCCGGCTGGCCGGGCGCGAACGCCAGCAGTCGGCGTCCTACTACTCCCCCGAGGTGCTGACCCGGTTCGTGGTGTCCCAGGCGCTGGCCGAACTGCTCGACCAGGACGGTGAAACCACATCGGCCACAGCAATTCTCGACCTCACCGTATGCGAGCCGGCGCTCGGGTCGGGCGCGTTCGCGGTCGAGGCGGTGCGCCAGCTCGCCGAGCAGTACCTGCACCGGCGGCAGGCCGAACTCGGCGAACGGATCGCCCCGGACGCCTACCCGGCCGAATTGCAGCGGGTGAAGGCGTATCTCGCGCTGCACCAGGTGTACGGGGTGGACCTGAACGCGACCGCGGTCGAGTTCGCCGAGATCTCGCTCTGGCTGGCCACGATGGGCGAGGGCTTGGCCGCGCCGTGGTTCGGCCTGCACCTGCGGCGCGGCAACTCGCTGGTCGGCGCCCGGCGCGCGGTGCTCCCGGCGGCGGCGCTGCGCGGCAAGGATGGGTTGGCGGCGACCCCGGTGGACAAGCCGCTGGGCGCGCCGGACGGCAGCGTGGGCCGGCTCGAGCTGGGCGGCGCGGTGCACCATTTCCTGCTGCCCACCGACGGCTGGGGCGCCGCGGTGGAGGCGAAGGAGGCGGCCGCGCTTGCCCCGGATGCCCGGGCCGCGCTGCGTAGCTGGCGAAACTCGTTGCGGCGCACACCGACCAAACAGCAGCTCGGCACCCTCGCGATCCTGGCCCGGCGCACCGAGCGGCTGTGGGAGCTGGCGCTGCGCCGGTTGCAGATCGCCGAATCGGAGGTGCGTCGCGCCATCCCGGTCTGGGGCATCGACGGTCTGCCCGCGGGCGGCGCAGTGCCGCGGGAAGCGATCGAGGCGTCGCTGGCCGACCCGGCCGGGGCCTACCGCCGGCTACGCCGGGTGATGGACGCCTGGTGCGCCCTGTGGTTCTGGCCGCTCACCGAGACCGACATCGCCCCGCCCACCCTGGAACAGTGGCTCGACGCGGTGCAGAAACTGCTCGGCACCGAGGCCAAGGTCCCGCGCGGCCAGAAGGATCAGCTGAGCCTGGCCGAGATCGACAGCTGGGCCGAGCTGGGCGACGCCGAGCACAACGACCTGGTGTACGCCGGAGCGGTCGACCCGGCGAAGGTGGCGGCCGAGCACCCGTGGTTGGCGGTGTGCGAGCGAATCGCCCAGCAGCAGGGCTTCTTTCATTGGGAGCTAGACTTCGCGCCGGTGTTCGCCCGGGGCGGTTTCGACCTGCAGGTGGGGAATCCGCCGTGGGTGCGACCGCGCTCGGATGTGGATGCGCTGCTGGCCGAAGGTGATCCATGGTTTCAGCTCGCGGTGAAGCCGACCCAGGAGCAGGTGCGGGCGAAGCGCGATGCTGCACTGGAGCTGCCCGGCCTCCGAGACCTGGTCCTCGCCGGCACCGCCGAGGTAGCCGCACTGGCCGCCTTCGTCGGCGATGCCCGGCAGTATCCGCCGCTGGCCGGGCTGCAGCCAGATCTCTACCGCTGCTTCATGGCCCAGACCTGGCGCAACGCGCATCCGCATGGGATATCGGCGTTGATCCACCTGGAGTCGCACTTCACCGACGAGAAGGCTGGGTTGCTGCGCGCCGAAACCTACCGGCGGCTGCGGCGGCACTGGCAGTTCATCAATGAACTCAAGTTATTCGAGATCCAGAACCAGAAGCTGTACAGCGTGAATGTGTACGGTTCCGCGTGCGAGCCGTCCTTTCGGCACGCCGTGTCGCTCTACCACCCGGACACCGTGGAGCGCTCCCTCGCGCACGACGGCAGCGGCGCCGAGCCGGGCATCAAAGATCTCGAGGGCCATTGGGACCTGCGGCCACACGCGAGCCGGATCATGACGGTGGATCGCGCGGCACTGGCCGTCTGGAAGGACGCGCTGGAAGCACCTGACGTACCGGTCGAACAAACCCGGATGGTTTACTCGGTCAATCGCTCGGTCGCTGCGGTACAGGCCAAACTCGCCGCCGCGCCCCGAATCGGCAGTATCGACATGCACTTCTCGCCCGGCTGGCACGAGACTGCAGACCGGAAGAAGGGCTATTTCGAAACCGGCTGGGGCGTGCCCGATTCCTGGGACGAAGTGATCCTGCAAGGGCCGCATCTGTTCGTCGGGACGCCGTTGTACAAGTCACCAAACCCGACAATGCTGAATCATCTGGACTGGTCGGCAACCGATTTCGAGGCCCTCACCGACGACGCAATCCCGGCGACGTCGTACAAACCGGCCGGAGACCGGGCCCGCTACGATGCCGCCTACACCAGCTGGGAGGTCGACGGCGCCACCGTCCGCGCCCGCGACTGCTACCGGGTGGCCTGGCGCCGCATGGCTGCGAACACCGGTGAGCGCACCCTGGTCGCCGCGCTTATCCCTCGACGCGCGGCGCACGTACACCCCGTGACCTCGGCAGCGCTGCCGGCTTCGCCATGGGAACTCGTCCGCCTGGCCGCACATACATCGTCACTGATCGCCGACTTCGCTGTGCGGTCCGCGCCCAAGTCAGAGGTGCTGCCCAGCACAGTCAACCGCCTCCCCCTCGTCACCAACCCCCGCCTCACCCCGTTCCTCATTCTCCGCGCCCTCCGCCTGAACTGCGTGACCGCCGCCTACGCCGACCTTTGGCGCGACTGCTGGTCGACCGATTTCCGGTCCGACTCGTGGACCGGCGGCCTGGCCCACACTCGCCGCCGCCCACTGGGCGAGGTCACCGAAAGCTGGTCGCACGACACCCCGCTCCGGATCGCGGCCGACCGCCGCCAGGCCCTGGTCGAGATCGACGCCCTGGTCGCGCTCGGCCTCGGCCTGACCGCGGACGAGTTGTGCACGGTCTACCGCACCCAGTTCCCCGTGCTCTACGGCTACGACCGCAAGACCTACCTCTACGACACCAACGGCCGGCTGGTGCCCAACGAGGTGCTCAGCGTCTGGCGCAAGAAGGGCGACCGGCTCACCGCGGAGGAACGCACCGCCACCAACCAGGCGGGCAACACCTACACCTACGAGCTGCCGTTCGGCTTCCTCGACCGCGAGGCCGACATGCGCACGGCCTACGCCGAATTCGAGCGTCGCCTCGCCGAACAGTAG
- a CDS encoding DUF5131 family protein, which translates to MGDRSAIEWTEATWNPVTGCDRVSTGCDHCYAATLAKRLKAMGSAKYQNDGDARTSGPGFGVTVHPQALDEPRRWRNPRIVFVNSMSDLFHARVPLDFVRDVFDVCRDTPHHTYQVLTKRSVRLRRVADTLDWPDNVWMGVSVENAGVLDRVDDLREVPAAVRFLSCEPLLGPLDGIDLTDIDWVIAGGESGPRYRPVELSWARGIRDACRDNDVPFFFKQWGGRTPKASGRELDGRLWDEMPATG; encoded by the coding sequence ATGGGGGATCGATCGGCAATCGAATGGACCGAGGCAACCTGGAATCCGGTAACCGGCTGCGACCGCGTCTCCACCGGCTGCGATCACTGCTACGCGGCGACGCTGGCCAAACGACTCAAAGCGATGGGCTCGGCCAAGTATCAGAACGACGGCGACGCTCGGACCTCCGGCCCTGGGTTCGGCGTGACCGTGCATCCACAAGCACTCGACGAACCACGACGCTGGCGCAATCCGCGCATCGTCTTCGTGAACTCGATGAGCGACTTGTTCCACGCAAGGGTGCCGCTGGACTTCGTCCGCGACGTGTTCGACGTCTGCCGCGATACCCCGCACCACACATACCAAGTCCTGACCAAGCGGAGTGTGCGACTGCGTCGCGTCGCCGACACGTTGGACTGGCCGGACAACGTCTGGATGGGGGTATCGGTCGAGAACGCCGGTGTTCTCGACCGCGTCGATGATCTCCGCGAAGTGCCTGCCGCGGTGCGATTTCTGTCCTGCGAACCGCTGCTGGGCCCGCTCGACGGAATCGATCTCACGGATATCGACTGGGTGATCGCCGGCGGCGAGTCCGGACCGCGGTACCGGCCGGTCGAGCTGTCGTGGGCGCGTGGAATCCGCGACGCGTGCCGCGACAACGATGTGCCGTTCTTCTTCAAGCAATGGGGTGGTCGTACGCCGAAGGCCTCCGGTCGTGAACTCGACGGCCGACTGTGGGACGAGATGCCGGCGACCGGCTAG